The genome window ATCCTGCTGCTCGACGAGCCGACCACGTTCCTCGACGTCGCGCACCAGGTCGAGGTGCTCGACCTGCTCACCGACCTGAGCGTCTCGCGCGGCACCACGATCGTCATGGTGCTGCACGACCTCAACCTCGCCGCGCGGTATTCCGACGAGCTCGTCGCGATGAAGGAGGGCAGGGTGCACGCCACCGGCGCTCCGCAGGATGTCGTGACCGCCCAGCTCGTCGAAGAGGTCTTCGACCTCGCGAACCAGATCACCATCGACCCGGTATCGGGAAAGCCGATGGTCACCCCGATCGGAAGGCATCATGTCCGCTGAGACGACGACCGAACGCCCCACCTACGTGCTGGCCCGCGCCGAGGTGCGCGCGGTCGAACGGGTGTCGCCGAACTTCGTGCGCGTCACGTTCGGCGGTGACGACCTCTTCGAGTTCGGCACGCCAGGTGACGTCTTCGACTCTCGGATCAAGATCGTGTTCCCGCCAGCATCCGGCATCCTTCCCGAACTCGACCGCGAGACCGACGACTGGTGGGGGTCGTTCCTCGCCGTGCCCGAGGACGAGCGCGGATCCATGCGCACCTACTCGGTGCGCGAGCTTCGCGTGACGGATGCCGGCACCGAGCTCGACGTCGATTTCGTGCTGCACCTGGCGCCGGGACTCACGGGCCCCGCGTCGAGGTGGGCCGATGCAGCCGCCGCCGGCCAGGAGCTGTTCATCGTCGGACCGCGTCGCGGGGTCGCCGCAGCGGCTCACGGCGGTGCCGAGTACGAACCCGGCACCGCGACGT of Microbacterium sp. LWH13-1.2 contains these proteins:
- a CDS encoding siderophore-interacting protein, which encodes MSAETTTERPTYVLARAEVRAVERVSPNFVRVTFGGDDLFEFGTPGDVFDSRIKIVFPPASGILPELDRETDDWWGSFLAVPEDERGSMRTYSVRELRVTDAGTELDVDFVLHLAPGLTGPASRWADAAAAGQELFIVGPRRGVAAAAHGGAEYEPGTATSVVLAGDETAAPAIARILEDAPSDLRGCAFIEVPTPADILRIDAPAGVEVHWLPRDAGEPHGVRLIPAVLEYLGDADAADEIDVKDIESEDLLWETPDYSGLGEEIAAADAPAERYFWIAGESGVVTTLRRHLVKDLGIDRSQVAFMGYWRRGVAMRG